From the Agromyces laixinhei genome, the window CCGCCGTGACGTCGTACGAGCCCCCCGAGCAGGGCCCGGCGATCCTGCACGATCTCGAGTTCGCGCGCCCCATCTGCGTCGAGTCCTCCGAGGTACCCCGACAGCTCGGCGGCGGCGTCGGCCAGCAGAAAACCGGCACTCGCCAGCATCTCGCTGATCGGCAGCAGCGCCGCATCGTGCTCTGCGACGCGCTCGAGCTGCCGGCGCGCACCGTCGACGAGGGCGACCGCGTCGGGAACGTCGTCGATGACGTCTTCGGACGAGATCAGCGCGCGAGCCTGAGCAGCGGCGAGCCGCAGCTCCTCGAGGTTCGAGAGCCGGTCGGCGCGCTCGGCCAGTTCGAGGTCTTCGCCGGGCTGCGGGTCGGCGGCCTCGACCTCGTCGAGAGCCGTGCGGAGCTCGTCGGCCTCGCGGATGCGCGACTCATGGTCGGCGCGAAGATGCGCCAGCTCGGCGGCATCCGCTCGCCAGGCCGTGAAGGCGGCGCTGTACTCGTCGAGCACGGCCTGCAGTGCCGGCCCCGCGAATCGATCGAGCGCCTCGCGTTGCGCGACCGCTGAGCGGAGCCGTTGCTGGTCTGCTTGCCCGTGCACGACGACGAGCTCGTCGCCGAGCTCGGAGAGCACGCCGACGGGGGCGCTCCGGCCGCCGACGACCGCCCGGCTGCGGCCCTCGGCCGAGACGGATCGGCCGAGCAGGAGTTCACCCGCCTCGACCTCACCGCCGGTCTCGGCGACGCGCTCGGCGACGACACCGTCTTCTGACACGAGCCAGCGGCCCTCGACCCACGCCTGCTTCGCCCCGGCCCGCACTGAGCCGGCATCGGCGCGTGAGCCGAGCAGCAGCCCGAGCGCGGTCACCACCATGGTCTTGCCTGCGCCGGTCTCGCCGGTCACGGCCGTGAATCCGGCGCCGAGCGGCAGCGTCGCCTCGGCGATGACGCCGAGATCGCGAATGCCGAGCTCTTCGATCATCGCCTGCCCTCACTCACGCCCGACCGGTCCCCTCCACCCGGTGACCGGGAGCTGGAACTTGTTGACGAGCCGATCGGTGAACGGCGCCTCGTGCAACCGCGCGAGCCGCACGGGAACCGGCGACCTGCGCACGATCACGCGCGCTCCCGGCGGCAGGTCGAAGGTGCGCCGGCCATCGCACCAGATGACCGCGGATGCCTCGGTGCGCTGCAGGATCTCGACCGCGAGCGACGACTCGGGGCCGACGACGAGCGGTCGGGCGAAGAGCGCGTGTGCGCTGAGCGGCACGAGCAGCAGTGCTTCGAGACTCGGCCAGACGACCGGGCCGCCGGCAGAGAACGAGTACGCGGTCGATCCCGTCGGAGTTGACATGACGACACCGTCGCAGCCGAATGAGGAGAGCGGGCGCCGATCGACCTCGATGACGACCTCGAGCATGCGCTCGCGTTCGGCCTTCTCGACGGTCACCTCGTTGAGTGCCCAACTCTCGTAGACGACCTCGCGGCCGACCTTCGCACGGACCGCGAGGG encodes:
- a CDS encoding NAD kinase, with amino-acid sequence MVRSGRRSDREGEGVSDARRFLVVSHTGRRAALEATSEVCTQLLAAGAVPVIAAEHWDEVHDFVPDLNGSVERFEETDPTAIELIIVLGGDGTILRAAEIMRDLPVPLLGVNLGHVGFLAESERDDLGYTVGRALARDYTVEERMTLAVRAKVGREVVYESWALNEVTVEKAERERMLEVVIEVDRRPLSSFGCDGVVMSTPTGSTAYSFSAGGPVVWPSLEALLLVPLSAHALFARPLVVGPESSLAVEILQRTEASAVIWCDGRRTFDLPPGARVIVRRSPVPVRLARLHEAPFTDRLVNKFQLPVTGWRGPVGRE
- the recN gene encoding DNA repair protein RecN; the encoded protein is MIEELGIRDLGVIAEATLPLGAGFTAVTGETGAGKTMVVTALGLLLGSRADAGSVRAGAKQAWVEGRWLVSEDGVVAERVAETGGEVEAGELLLGRSVSAEGRSRAVVGGRSAPVGVLSELGDELVVVHGQADQQRLRSAVAQREALDRFAGPALQAVLDEYSAAFTAWRADAAELAHLRADHESRIREADELRTALDEVEAADPQPGEDLELAERADRLSNLEELRLAAAQARALISSEDVIDDVPDAVALVDGARRQLERVAEHDAALLPISEMLASAGFLLADAAAELSGYLGGLDADGARELEIVQDRRALLGGLVRRHGGFDEVLRFRNVGGLRLVELDSDDDRIEGLDASVTALEAEVDRLAARLTELRTDAAGRLATAVSAELAALAMPDAQLTVVIEPTTEVTAHGRDAVSILLRPHPGAEARPVSRGASGGELSRVMLAIEVVIAGSDPVPTFVFDEVDAGVGGAAAIEIGRRLARLAERSQVIVVTHLAQVAAFATNHLSVVKGTDGRVTSSSVRQLAGGDREAEMARLLSGLADSESGLAHARELLEIAAQRAA